CCCCATGCGCAGTACCTCGCGGCGCGGCCGAACATCGGCATCAAGCTGGCGGACCTGCTGCCCATCAACCCCGTGGGGACCGCCACCGGCTCCTATGGACTGCACCCCTCGCTCACGAAGCTCCAGGCGCTCTTCGAGCAGGAGAAGGCCGCGGTGGTGTGCAACGTGGGGCCGCTCGTGTTGCCCATGAAGAAGACGGACTACACCTCGGGCGCGGTGGCACGGCCGGACAACCTGTTCTCCCACTCCGACCAGCAGGACGCCTGGGCGAGCGGCATCGCGAACCCCTCCAGCGTCATCCTCCCCCTGCCGCTCATCGGCAAGGTGACCGGGTGGGGCGGCCGAGCCGCGGACAAGATCAGCGGACTGAACCCCGGGGAGTATCCGGAGGTGACCTCGTTCGGCGGCAAGGGGCTCTTCTCCCTGGGCGCCTCACGGCAGCCCATGACGGTGGCCAGCAATGGCACGCTCGGCTTCCGGGCCTCGAGCGACGCCGCCTTCGGCGCCCTGCAACAAGAGGCGCTCGCCGAGGTGCTGGCCCTCCACAACGATGTCACCCTGGAGGCCTCCTATGGTGACACGTTCTCCATGGCGCAGAGCTTCGCCAACTCGCGCACCACCGCGAAGGAGACCGCCTGGAACCTGCTCCCGCAGGCCACGCGCGAGGCCGTCGACGCCCTGTTCGTCCTGCCCACCGACGGCGGGGGCTGGACCCTGCCGCCCCAGCTCTACCAGGTCCTCCGGGACATCGTGGCGGGAGCGACTCCCGTGGCGAGCGGCGGCCTGGGCCTCAAGCGCCAGATGTTCTCGGTGGGGTTGGGCGGCTTCGATACCCACTCCGGGCAGGACACGGCCCAGCGCTCGTTGTTCAAACAGCTCGACTTCGCGCTCGACGCCTTCTACCGGGCGCTCGTGCTCGTCCAGACGGCCATTGGAGCCAACGCGCCACAGGCCACGCTCTTCACGATGAGCGACTTCAGCCGCACCCTCCGGGAGAACTCCGACAAGGGGACGGACCATGGCTGGGGAAGCCATGCCCTCGTCCTCGGGGATCGCGTCCTCGGGCGCCGGTTGTATGGCACGTTCCCCAACCTGGACCTGTCCAGCAACGCGGCGAACAACCCGGACACCGTCGACTCCAAGGGGCGTTGGATTCCCACGTTGTCCGTGGACCAGTACGCCCACTCCATCGTGTCGTGGTTGGGTTTGTCGACCACGGCGGAGCGCGACTACGTGTTCCCCAACATGAAGGACTACCTCGCCGCGGCGACCGCCAACGGCTTCCCGACCGCCGCGCGGCAGTCCAAGATCGCGTTCATGATGGCGGACGCGTAAGGCCCGGGTGGCGCCAGGGGCAATATCCACTCGCAGTCAAATGATTTGACTGTGAGTGCCGCCCCGTGAAAAGCTCCATTCTGGAGGGGGACGGCGGTGGGGGAGGAACCGCAAGACACGGGAGAGGCGATGCCACCGGCTGCACGTGTCGGAGACCTACAGAGCTGTCCGCTGGTCAATCCAGGACCAGTTCCCCACATTGGAGGTCCCGTCAGCACGGGTGAGGATACGGTCATCATCGAGGGGCAACCCGCGGCCCGAGTTGGTGACCCCGCCCTCTGTACAGGTGTGGGGAGTGAAACGGCCCTGGGTTCAGGCTCGCCAACCGTCATTATCGGCAGGCAGAAGGCTGCTCGACTGGGCGATACGTCGTGCCATGGCGGCAAGATCGTCACAGGCGCCGCGACAGTCTTCATTGGCGATGCGGGCTACAGCGCCATGAGCACTGCCCGTGAGAGTGGCGCACCCTTCGTGAGCATCAGCACGGAGGAGTGAGCCACGCGGCCACGACTTCCTTCAAGAAGGCCTTGAGACGGATTGCGGCACATCCGTGTCGAATACCCATGTTGGGGGGGGGTGGGTGGCTGACTCCGGCCAGCCGCCAAGGCGGCAGTCGCGCGTCACCGACAGTCATCGCGCGGCGGTAGCCGACACGTAGCGCACGGAGCCGACGCGAAGGGGGAGTGCCCAGGTGGGCGTGACGTCGCCGGGCGCCGCGGCATCCTCTCGCTTCGTTTCTTCCCATGAACGAACCGTTGTCTACCTGCCCTGGCGGAAGGTGTCTCCCCCATGAATTGGACGAAGAACAGTCCTTCACTCACGGCGTCCTCGCTGCCCTCCTGGATGCAGGTATCGGCGATTGATCTCGAGGCACTGCGGCAGGAGGGCCGCCAAGGAAGACTCTTCGCTGTTCTAGACGCCTGCCACACGCCACAGGTACTCGCGCGCGTGGCCGAGCTGGGTGAGCACCGAGGACGAATCCTGTACCGAGGCGCGGCGGCTCGAAACCTCGCGGAGCAGGCTCCCTATCTGGTCCACGTCGATGAAGAGTTGCTCGCGTGGATCCACTCGACGCTCTGGACCCAGCCCTGGGGCATATTCATCCAAGGCGCCCTCTCCTTCGAGGACCTCTTCGTCCACCTCCGAAAGTTCCTGACAGTCGATTCGCCGCATGGCGAGCGCTGGTTCTTCCGCTACTACGACCCGCGAGTGCTCCCGGCATTCCTCGCCGCGTGCTCCGACGAAGAGGCCAATGACTTCTTGGGCCCGGTACAAGCA
The nucleotide sequence above comes from Cystobacter fuscus DSM 2262. Encoded proteins:
- a CDS encoding DUF1501 domain-containing protein yields the protein MSSSRRQFLRATGLLTAAATLPRWWGEARAATAAGYAGHRAAVCVFLLGGNDSNNLIVPRLATPHAQYLAARPNIGIKLADLLPINPVGTATGSYGLHPSLTKLQALFEQEKAAVVCNVGPLVLPMKKTDYTSGAVARPDNLFSHSDQQDAWASGIANPSSVILPLPLIGKVTGWGGRAADKISGLNPGEYPEVTSFGGKGLFSLGASRQPMTVASNGTLGFRASSDAAFGALQQEALAEVLALHNDVTLEASYGDTFSMAQSFANSRTTAKETAWNLLPQATREAVDALFVLPTDGGGWTLPPQLYQVLRDIVAGATPVASGGLGLKRQMFSVGLGGFDTHSGQDTAQRSLFKQLDFALDAFYRALVLVQTAIGANAPQATLFTMSDFSRTLRENSDKGTDHGWGSHALVLGDRVLGRRLYGTFPNLDLSSNAANNPDTVDSKGRWIPTLSVDQYAHSIVSWLGLSTTAERDYVFPNMKDYLAAATANGFPTAARQSKIAFMMADA
- a CDS encoding PAAR domain-containing protein; its protein translation is MPPAARVGDLQSCPLVNPGPVPHIGGPVSTGEDTVIIEGQPAARVGDPALCTGVGSETALGSGSPTVIIGRQKAARLGDTSCHGGKIVTGAATVFIGDAGYSAMSTARESGAPFVSISTEE